The following are encoded in a window of Pseudalgibacter alginicilyticus genomic DNA:
- a CDS encoding nucleotide sugar dehydrogenase: MIVKNICCIGAGYVGGPTMAVIAKNNPHLKITIVDINQARIDAWNDADVSKLPIYEPGLAEIVQETRGKNLFFSTDIDAAIDESEMIFISVNTPTKTYGKGKGMAADLKYIELCARNIAAVAKTDKIVVEKSTLPVRTAEAIKSILHNTGNEINFHILSNPEFLAEGTAVQDLLNPDRVLIGGESEAAIEALAKVYNSWVPEEKILRTNLWSSELSKLTANAFLAQRVSSINAISEICELTGANVNEVAKAIGMDSRIGSKFLQASIGFGGSCFQKDILNLVYIARSYNLNEVADYWEQVIIMNDHQKRRFSDRLIKTLYNTVSGKKIGMLGWAFKKDTNDTRESAAIYVADHLLNEQANLSVYDPKVSSFKIQSDLNYLNTRSEEENEASVKTESSPYEALKAAHAVAIMTEWDEFKTYDWEKIYSHMKKPAFIFDGRNILDKAAMQKIGFEYYSIGQ; encoded by the coding sequence ATGATAGTAAAAAACATATGTTGCATTGGTGCAGGTTATGTAGGAGGTCCTACTATGGCTGTCATTGCAAAAAACAACCCCCATTTAAAAATTACCATCGTAGATATTAACCAAGCACGTATTGATGCTTGGAATGATGCCGATGTGTCCAAATTACCTATTTACGAGCCTGGTTTAGCTGAAATTGTACAAGAAACTCGTGGAAAGAATTTATTTTTCTCAACAGATATTGATGCAGCTATTGATGAGTCTGAAATGATATTTATATCTGTTAATACTCCTACTAAAACCTATGGTAAGGGCAAAGGCATGGCTGCCGATTTAAAATATATAGAGCTTTGTGCTCGTAATATAGCTGCGGTTGCAAAAACCGATAAAATAGTGGTTGAAAAATCTACTTTACCCGTAAGAACCGCTGAAGCTATTAAAAGCATCTTGCATAATACTGGTAACGAAATCAATTTCCATATTTTATCCAATCCTGAATTTTTAGCAGAAGGTACAGCAGTTCAAGATTTATTAAATCCAGACCGCGTTTTAATCGGTGGGGAATCTGAAGCTGCTATTGAAGCTTTAGCTAAAGTTTATAACAGTTGGGTCCCAGAAGAAAAAATATTGCGAACCAATTTATGGTCGTCGGAATTATCAAAACTAACGGCCAATGCCTTTTTGGCGCAACGGGTATCATCTATTAATGCTATTTCTGAAATATGTGAGCTTACTGGGGCAAACGTCAACGAAGTAGCCAAAGCCATTGGAATGGATTCTAGAATAGGATCAAAATTCCTGCAAGCTTCCATCGGTTTTGGAGGCTCTTGTTTTCAAAAAGACATTTTAAATTTGGTTTATATTGCGAGAAGTTATAACCTAAATGAAGTAGCAGATTATTGGGAGCAGGTTATTATTATGAACGACCACCAAAAAAGGCGTTTTTCAGACCGTTTGATAAAAACACTGTATAACACCGTATCCGGAAAAAAAATAGGCATGTTGGGTTGGGCTTTTAAAAAAGACACAAATGACACACGAGAATCTGCCGCTATTTATGTGGCTGATCACTTATTAAATGAACAAGCCAATTTATCTGTTTACGACCCTAAAGTTTCAAGCTTTAAAATACAATCGGATTTAAATTATTTAAATACGCGCTCGGAAGAAGAAAATGAAGCAAGCGTTAAAACGGAATCATCTCCTTATGAAGCATTAAAAGCAGCCCATGCAGTAGCTATCATGACTGAATGGGATGAATTTAAAACCTACGATTGGGAAAAGATTTACAGTCATATGAAAAAACCCGCTTTTATTTTTGATGGTCGAAACATATTAGATAAAGCAGCGATGCAAAAAATAGGATTTGAATATTATTCAATCGGACAGTAA
- a CDS encoding nucleotide sugar dehydrogenase — protein sequence MNTKDKIAVIGLGYVGLPLARLFATKYNVIGFDINQNRIEELSKGNDTTLEVDSAILKAVLKSNQDDENGLICSNKLEDIKDCNYFIVTVPTPIDKNNRPDLTPLYKSSETVAQVLKKGDIVIYESTVYPGVTEEECVPILEQISGLKFNTDFYAGYSPERINPGDKEHTVDKILKVTAGSTPEIGIKVNALYASVITAGTHLAPTIKVAEAAKVIENSQRDINIAFVNELAKIFNLMDIDTHAVLEAAGTKWNFLPFKPGLVGGHCIGVDPYYLAQKAQEVGYHPEIILAGRRVNDSMGQYVAMQVIKLMLHKDIKIKGANILILGITFKENCPDVRNTKVVDIITELKSFGTHLTICDPWANPDEVKCEYDLETVKQVPNSKYDAVILTVAHQEFLKLRLNSFLNTRGVLYDVKGSVNEKTDGGL from the coding sequence ATGAACACTAAAGATAAAATAGCTGTAATAGGTCTGGGTTATGTAGGTTTACCATTAGCAAGGTTGTTTGCAACCAAATACAACGTCATAGGTTTTGATATAAATCAAAATAGAATCGAAGAGTTATCTAAAGGAAATGATACTACGTTAGAGGTTGATTCGGCTATTTTAAAAGCGGTTTTAAAATCAAATCAAGACGATGAAAACGGCTTGATTTGTTCTAATAAACTCGAAGATATCAAAGATTGTAATTATTTTATAGTTACTGTTCCAACTCCTATTGATAAAAATAATCGTCCAGACTTAACACCTCTTTATAAGTCTAGTGAAACAGTGGCTCAAGTTTTAAAAAAAGGCGATATTGTTATTTATGAATCGACTGTATATCCAGGAGTTACAGAAGAAGAATGCGTCCCTATTTTAGAACAAATTAGTGGTTTAAAATTTAATACAGATTTTTATGCGGGCTATTCTCCGGAGCGTATTAACCCTGGAGATAAAGAACATACCGTAGATAAAATATTAAAAGTAACCGCGGGTTCTACACCTGAAATCGGTATAAAAGTTAATGCTTTATATGCTAGTGTTATTACAGCAGGCACCCACTTGGCGCCTACTATTAAAGTGGCCGAAGCCGCCAAGGTGATTGAAAATTCGCAACGCGATATTAACATTGCATTTGTAAACGAGTTAGCCAAAATATTTAATTTAATGGACATTGACACCCATGCTGTATTGGAAGCTGCTGGTACCAAATGGAATTTTTTGCCTTTTAAACCTGGTTTAGTAGGTGGCCATTGCATTGGGGTTGATCCGTATTACTTAGCTCAAAAAGCACAGGAAGTGGGCTACCATCCAGAAATTATTTTGGCAGGGCGTCGAGTGAATGATAGTATGGGGCAATATGTTGCCATGCAAGTTATCAAGCTAATGCTTCATAAAGACATAAAAATTAAAGGAGCTAATATACTAATTTTAGGCATTACCTTTAAAGAAAATTGTCCGGATGTCAGAAATACCAAAGTAGTAGACATCATCACCGAATTAAAAAGTTTTGGCACACATTTAACCATTTGTGACCCTTGGGCAAATCCAGATGAAGTTAAGTGTGAATATGATTTAGAAACTGTTAAACAAGTGCCTAATTCTAAATATGATGCGGTTATTTTAACAGTGGCTCATCAAGAATTTTTAAAGTTAAGGCTTAATAGCTTTTTAAATACAAGAGGTGTTTTGTATGATGTTAAGGGGAGCGTTAATGAAAAAACAGATGGTGGTTTATAA
- a CDS encoding lipopolysaccharide biosynthesis protein has protein sequence MSQLKKGVILSYSTIFLTNIVGLVLTPFIIRQLGQSEYGLYILLGSLVGYISLLDFGLNNTIVRFVAKYRANNDLNGQKNFLATIFIIYISISILTLIIGGIAYLNIENIFSQSLTTDEMYKAKILMLLLVFNLSISLPGGAFTGICNGYEKFVYPRVVNIIRYIVRSLLVFFILFHGGKAISLVVIDTVLNITIIVVDAYYVIKILKVKIKLIELDKKLIKTIFSYSIWIFVFAMIGELFWKSGQMILGITISTDAVAIYAVGIVLSGYFGAFAGAINSVFLPKATFMVEQLSTRAELTEMMIKIGRIVSVILIFIWGAFLLFGKQFILLWVGETYTDSYLITLIIMTAYILPLVQNFANSIIEATGRFKFKAIVYFFTISTGIFLGAYFSQFYGYWAIAWCYSIFWFISQLIMNWYFDKKLNINIKVFFIQTFGKLLIALILSLIVGYFLNIIIGEGWGNFILKSVLYSIIYSLLAYYIVLNDFEKKQLLPSKFFK, from the coding sequence ATGAGTCAATTAAAAAAAGGTGTCATACTGTCTTATTCTACAATATTCTTGACAAATATTGTTGGATTAGTTTTAACACCTTTTATTATTAGGCAATTAGGTCAATCAGAATATGGACTTTACATTTTATTAGGCTCGCTTGTAGGCTATATTTCATTGCTTGATTTTGGATTAAACAATACCATTGTTAGGTTTGTAGCTAAATATAGAGCAAATAACGATTTAAATGGTCAAAAAAACTTCTTAGCTACAATTTTCATAATATATATATCAATATCTATATTAACATTAATAATTGGAGGAATTGCTTATTTAAATATTGAAAATATTTTTAGTCAGTCACTGACCACAGATGAAATGTATAAAGCTAAAATATTAATGCTACTTTTAGTTTTTAATTTATCTATTTCTTTACCTGGAGGTGCTTTTACTGGTATTTGTAATGGTTATGAAAAATTTGTATATCCAAGAGTTGTAAATATTATTAGATATATAGTTAGATCCTTATTAGTGTTTTTTATATTATTCCATGGCGGTAAAGCAATTTCGCTGGTAGTTATAGATACTGTATTAAACATCACTATTATTGTAGTAGATGCTTACTACGTTATAAAAATTTTAAAAGTAAAAATCAAACTTATAGAATTAGATAAAAAGTTGATAAAAACAATCTTTAGCTATTCTATTTGGATATTTGTCTTTGCTATGATTGGTGAACTTTTTTGGAAATCGGGTCAGATGATTTTAGGTATAACTATTAGCACAGATGCTGTGGCGATTTATGCTGTCGGTATAGTTTTAAGTGGGTATTTTGGAGCTTTTGCTGGAGCTATTAATAGTGTGTTCTTACCTAAGGCTACCTTTATGGTTGAACAATTAAGTACTAGGGCTGAATTAACAGAAATGATGATTAAAATAGGAAGAATTGTTTCCGTTATATTAATTTTTATTTGGGGTGCTTTTCTGTTATTTGGTAAACAATTCATTTTATTATGGGTTGGTGAAACATATACAGACTCTTATTTAATCACGCTAATTATTATGACTGCTTATATTTTACCATTGGTTCAAAATTTCGCAAATTCTATTATTGAAGCTACAGGTCGCTTTAAATTCAAAGCAATAGTTTATTTTTTCACAATTTCAACAGGAATATTTTTAGGTGCCTATTTCTCTCAATTTTATGGGTATTGGGCAATTGCTTGGTGCTATTCCATATTTTGGTTTATTTCACAACTTATTATGAACTGGTATTTTGATAAAAAGTTAAATATTAATATTAAAGTTTTTTTTATTCAAACATTTGGTAAATTATTAATAGCTTTAATTTTATCTTTGATTGTAGGTTATTTCTTAAATATAATTATTGGTGAAGGATGGGGCAATTTTATATTAAAATCAGTTTTATATTCTATAATCTATTCATTATTAGCCTATTATATTGTTCTTAATGACTTTGAAAAGAAACAATTGTTACCTTCTAAATTTTTCAAATGA
- a CDS encoding acyltransferase → MKSKVLKYISKKIAALYWGYLKKEIDDFVINSQKKYFKNIGDNVIFKAGGTIYHPENLSIGSHVRIGDNCFIMAIGGVEIGEGTIISRNVCIHSGNHDYKSKISVPYDDKYITKKIKIGKAVWIGQNVNILPGIKIGDGAIIGMGTTISKNVEAGDIVVGNGQRIIGKRDLNNLETLLNNELFFSKEFPNL, encoded by the coding sequence ATGAAAAGTAAAGTTTTAAAATACATATCAAAAAAAATAGCAGCTTTATATTGGGGTTATTTAAAAAAAGAAATTGATGATTTCGTTATCAACTCTCAAAAAAAATACTTTAAAAATATTGGAGACAATGTTATTTTTAAAGCAGGAGGCACCATTTACCACCCAGAAAATTTAAGTATTGGTAGTCATGTTCGTATTGGAGATAATTGTTTTATAATGGCTATTGGTGGTGTTGAAATTGGAGAAGGTACAATAATAAGTAGAAATGTTTGTATTCATTCTGGTAATCATGATTACAAATCTAAAATATCTGTCCCATATGATGATAAATACATCACAAAAAAAATAAAAATTGGTAAAGCTGTATGGATAGGACAAAATGTTAATATTCTTCCTGGTATAAAAATTGGAGATGGAGCTATTATTGGTATGGGAACTACCATTTCTAAAAATGTTGAAGCAGGAGATATTGTAGTTGGCAATGGACAAAGAATTATAGGTAAAAGAGATTTAAACAATTTAGAAACTCTGTTAAACAATGAATTGTTTTTTAGTAAAGAATTTCCTAATTTATAA
- a CDS encoding glycosyltransferase family 2 protein, whose protein sequence is MISVIIPTYKRSSRLPIAIESVLGQTYSPLEIIVVDDNDDNEYRKETKSVLKKYISQNKITYIQHKSNQGGCVARNTGAFAAKGEYIAFLDDDDFYEPTKLEEQINFLNNNPQLDACMCSMFRIDENNKQIESRENTARGETLKEAILDGNLFTSMLLIKKNIFLKLEGFSEIPRFQDKYFHYKFLNLGYKIGVLNKQLLTLVEHSGLRISYLGAKKIIKSLDLLAEFEKSNKEKFTNQEIKFLKYRRYIKISEVLCEGRFNEKIKSLIYIVKAFIYASTKHYQYIGLLTLKSLTPNAIIKLKTKRDDS, encoded by the coding sequence ATGATTTCAGTTATAATCCCGACATACAAACGAAGTTCTAGACTCCCAATAGCAATTGAAAGTGTACTTGGTCAAACCTATAGCCCTTTAGAAATAATTGTGGTTGATGACAATGACGATAATGAATATCGAAAAGAAACTAAATCTGTTTTAAAAAAATATATTTCTCAAAATAAAATTACCTACATACAGCACAAATCAAACCAAGGCGGCTGTGTAGCAAGAAATACCGGAGCGTTTGCTGCTAAAGGTGAATATATTGCCTTTTTAGATGATGATGATTTTTATGAACCGACTAAGTTAGAAGAGCAAATTAATTTCTTAAATAATAATCCTCAACTAGATGCATGCATGTGTTCCATGTTCCGAATAGATGAAAATAATAAGCAAATAGAGTCTAGAGAAAACACAGCCCGTGGAGAAACTTTAAAAGAAGCCATTTTAGATGGCAATTTATTTACATCGATGCTTTTAATTAAAAAAAATATATTCCTTAAATTAGAAGGATTCTCAGAGATACCGAGGTTTCAAGACAAGTATTTTCATTATAAGTTTTTAAACTTGGGATATAAAATAGGCGTATTAAACAAACAACTTTTAACCTTAGTGGAACATTCTGGCTTAAGAATATCATATCTTGGTGCAAAAAAAATCATTAAATCACTCGATTTATTAGCTGAATTTGAAAAAAGCAATAAAGAAAAGTTCACTAATCAGGAAATAAAATTTCTAAAGTACCGTCGATATATAAAAATATCAGAAGTTTTGTGTGAAGGTCGATTTAATGAAAAAATAAAGAGCTTAATTTATATCGTAAAAGCTTTTATATATGCTTCAACAAAACACTATCAATATATAGGACTATTAACATTAAAGTCCTTAACACCAAATGCTATTATTAAATTAAAAACAAAAAGAGATGATTCCTAA
- a CDS encoding glycosyltransferase family 32 protein: MIPKIIHYCWLSGDAFPPVIKKCIDTWKEKLPDYEFVLWDTNKFNLESNIWVKQAFETKKYAFAADYIRLYAVYNYGGIYLDTDVEVLKNFDDLLDRPYIAGSEIEGVIEAGVFGAEKHSDWVLDCLNYYTNKFFINADGSFNTLTLPRIMMQQILQKREVKELPPHQLRPEIQKENTKTLFLFPKDYFCAKNHGTGKLENTPNTYTIHHFAMSWVSKKETFLPNIKRKLMSVFGVKIISKIIKILRLQEFKKKK; the protein is encoded by the coding sequence ATGATTCCTAAAATAATACATTATTGTTGGCTTAGTGGTGACGCATTTCCTCCTGTAATAAAAAAGTGTATAGACACTTGGAAGGAAAAACTACCAGACTATGAGTTTGTGCTTTGGGATACAAATAAATTTAATTTAGAATCTAACATCTGGGTAAAACAAGCGTTTGAAACCAAAAAATATGCCTTTGCAGCCGATTATATTCGTTTATATGCTGTTTATAATTATGGGGGTATTTATCTAGACACTGATGTGGAGGTACTAAAAAACTTTGATGACCTTCTAGACCGTCCTTACATCGCTGGTTCAGAAATTGAAGGAGTTATTGAAGCAGGTGTATTTGGAGCAGAAAAACACAGCGATTGGGTTCTAGATTGTTTAAATTATTATACAAATAAATTTTTTATAAATGCAGATGGTAGTTTTAATACATTAACATTACCACGTATTATGATGCAACAAATTTTACAAAAAAGAGAAGTTAAAGAATTACCGCCACATCAATTACGTCCAGAAATTCAAAAAGAGAATACAAAAACCTTATTTCTATTTCCCAAAGACTATTTTTGTGCTAAAAATCACGGAACAGGAAAATTAGAAAATACGCCAAATACTTATACCATACATCATTTCGCCATGTCCTGGGTATCAAAAAAAGAAACTTTTCTACCCAATATAAAACGAAAATTAATGAGTGTTTTTGGTGTGAAAATTATAAGTAAAATTATTAAAATACTTAGGTTACAAGAATTCAAAAAAAAAAAATGA
- a CDS encoding glycosyltransferase → MNKKSILLIMPYGSVGGMERLALGFYNYYKKVGYDVKALKFIKLDNDIIKFGEDELFLSDYDFYQMSKIQRLLFYVKAPYLINRIIKNHKFTHSIAFGDMANLFSSLSFSKEFKIGSIHALKSTEFKNKTIFNTISKLGYKTSYKFLDKLVCISIAIKEDLIKNCSYKFDNIEIIYNPHDLIDIIRLSKEAIIEDDEKEIFSKQTILFLGRLSIQKAPWHLIKSFKLVLNQFPDTNLVIIGDGDSNVTQHLQNLIEELNIKKSVHLLGRRNNPYKYLVKSNVLALSSYYEGTPNVIVEAMCLETPIVSTYCTKGIIELMSLKNHSETNINIEVEAGIITPNIFKGKLLQIPNDNKLIKEEILFADALKKMLETNNYKKQLQEHKIKLLGKFDINKITMQYIKK, encoded by the coding sequence ATGAACAAAAAATCTATTTTATTAATTATGCCATATGGTAGTGTAGGTGGCATGGAGCGTTTAGCACTTGGTTTTTATAATTACTATAAAAAAGTTGGATATGATGTCAAAGCATTAAAATTCATTAAACTTGATAATGATATTATTAAATTTGGTGAAGATGAATTATTTTTAAGTGACTATGATTTTTATCAAATGTCTAAAATACAAAGATTATTATTTTATGTTAAAGCACCATATTTAATTAATAGAATCATAAAGAATCATAAATTTACACATTCCATAGCTTTTGGAGATATGGCTAATTTATTTAGCTCTCTTTCTTTTAGTAAAGAATTTAAAATAGGAAGTATTCATGCATTAAAAAGTACAGAATTTAAAAACAAAACTATTTTTAATACAATAAGTAAATTAGGTTATAAAACTTCCTATAAATTTTTGGATAAATTGGTGTGTATAAGTATCGCAATTAAAGAAGATTTAATAAAAAATTGTTCATACAAATTTGACAATATAGAAATAATTTATAATCCACATGATTTAATTGATATAATTCGTTTAAGTAAAGAAGCTATAATAGAAGATGATGAAAAAGAAATTTTTTCAAAACAAACTATATTATTTTTAGGACGATTATCAATACAGAAAGCACCTTGGCACCTAATTAAATCCTTTAAATTAGTATTAAATCAATTCCCAGACACTAATTTAGTAATAATTGGAGATGGTGATTCAAATGTAACACAACACTTGCAAAACTTAATTGAAGAATTAAATATTAAAAAATCCGTTCATCTCTTAGGGAGGAGAAATAACCCTTATAAATATTTAGTTAAATCAAATGTATTGGCTCTTTCTTCATATTATGAAGGGACTCCAAATGTCATAGTCGAAGCAATGTGTTTAGAAACACCAATTGTTTCTACATATTGTACTAAAGGAATTATAGAACTAATGAGTTTAAAAAATCATTCTGAAACTAATATAAATATTGAGGTAGAAGCAGGTATAATAACCCCAAATATCTTCAAAGGTAAATTATTACAAATACCTAATGATAATAAGCTCATAAAAGAAGAAATATTATTTGCAGATGCTTTAAAAAAAATGTTGGAGACAAATAACTATAAAAAACAACTTCAAGAACATAAAATAAAACTATTAGGCAAATTTGATATAAATAAAATCACGATGCAATATATTAAAAAATAA
- a CDS encoding MBOAT family O-acyltransferase produces the protein MLFNSFEYLIFLPTVFILYWFVCNRNLKWQNFLLLVVSYFFYGLWDWRFLSLIIFSSFIDYFCGLAIEKAKEKTIKKRWLTLSMIVNLGFLGVFKYYNFFASEFAAAWATIGIEVNTFTLDIILPVGISFYTFQTMSYTIDVYRKQLKPTKDIIAFFAFVSFFPQLVAGPIERATNLLPQFHTKRIFDYKKATDGLRQILWGLFKKIVIADNCAIIVNQVFDNHADYNASTLVIAAIFFAFQIYGDFSGYSDIAIGTSRLFGFNLMQNFAFPYFSRDIAEFWRRWHISLSTWFRDYLYIPIGGSKGGTAMKIRNTFIIFLVSGFWHGANWTFIIWGGLNALYFLPLLLRNKNRSNLDVAAQGQVLINAKEAFQIIFTFSITVIAWVFFRAETVTDALNYLKGMVSKSLTAWPAVDIKPFAFITILVVVEWLQRHKQHGLELNIDRIKKVYRWSIYLFLIILIFWFGADKQEFIYFQF, from the coding sequence ATGCTTTTTAACTCTTTCGAATATTTAATCTTTCTGCCTACAGTATTTATATTATATTGGTTTGTATGTAATCGCAACTTAAAATGGCAAAACTTTTTATTGTTGGTAGTGAGCTATTTCTTTTATGGCTTATGGGATTGGCGCTTTTTATCGCTTATTATTTTTAGTTCCTTTATCGATTATTTTTGTGGCTTAGCCATTGAGAAAGCTAAGGAAAAAACTATAAAAAAGCGTTGGCTAACTCTTAGCATGATTGTTAACTTAGGTTTTTTAGGAGTTTTTAAATATTATAATTTTTTTGCTTCTGAGTTTGCCGCGGCTTGGGCAACAATAGGTATAGAAGTTAATACGTTTACTTTGGACATCATACTACCTGTTGGAATTAGTTTTTACACCTTCCAAACCATGAGTTATACCATTGATGTCTACCGAAAACAACTAAAACCGACCAAAGACATCATAGCTTTTTTTGCTTTTGTAAGCTTTTTTCCTCAACTTGTAGCAGGACCAATAGAAAGAGCGACCAACCTACTTCCTCAATTTCATACAAAACGAATATTTGATTATAAAAAAGCCACAGATGGGTTACGCCAAATACTTTGGGGATTGTTCAAAAAAATAGTGATTGCTGATAATTGTGCAATCATTGTTAATCAAGTATTTGATAACCATGCAGATTATAATGCCAGTACTTTAGTTATTGCTGCTATATTTTTTGCCTTTCAAATTTATGGTGACTTTTCAGGCTATTCAGATATTGCCATTGGTACATCACGTTTATTCGGATTCAACCTCATGCAAAATTTTGCGTTCCCTTATTTTTCCAGAGATATCGCTGAATTCTGGCGCCGTTGGCACATCTCATTATCTACTTGGTTTAGAGACTATCTTTACATACCTATTGGAGGTAGTAAGGGGGGGACAGCAATGAAGATAAGAAATACTTTTATTATATTTTTAGTGAGTGGCTTTTGGCATGGTGCTAACTGGACTTTTATCATTTGGGGAGGATTAAATGCCTTATACTTTTTACCTTTATTACTAAGAAATAAAAACAGATCTAATTTAGATGTTGCTGCACAAGGTCAAGTACTAATTAACGCCAAGGAAGCATTTCAAATAATTTTTACATTTTCAATCACTGTAATTGCATGGGTCTTTTTTAGAGCAGAAACTGTTACCGATGCACTTAATTATCTAAAAGGAATGGTTTCTAAATCATTAACAGCATGGCCTGCTGTAGATATCAAGCCTTTTGCATTCATAACCATACTTGTTGTAGTTGAATGGCTGCAACGTCATAAACAACATGGCTTGGAATTGAATATCGATAGGATAAAAAAAGTATACCGCTGGAGTATCTATCTGTTTTTAATTATACTTATTTTCTGGTTTGGGGCCGATAAACAGGAATTTATATATTTTCAATTTTAG
- a CDS encoding EpsG family protein, with product MIDFIPLEYYYDAFIYFCFFLVVANLLHAYVLDLNNPKNLKFLRTSGMVLLVLLVFYIGLRPISGRYFGDMGTYAKYYNGYANGLPVTIDKDVFFNYCMKFLSNVMGVHGFFFIVATLYITPMFFISKKYFNAYWFYAFLMFVVSFSFFTYGTNGIRNGLATSFFLWGLCYTNQKIKMGFCFLIAVLFHKSTLLPIMAYVLTLIYNNPKTYLKAWLLAIPISLAMGSVFIMIFTSLGFGDDRLAGYLSGEAATDSEIKTGFRWDFIFYSAFPVFAGWYFIIKRKFQDNFYNQVFNTYLICNAFWILVIRANFSNRFAYLSWFLMAFIIIYPLLKQEFFKKQQHMIAKVITAYFMFTYLMYIIYYTILKTN from the coding sequence ATGATAGACTTCATCCCTTTAGAATATTACTACGATGCATTCATTTACTTTTGTTTTTTTCTCGTAGTCGCTAATTTATTACATGCTTATGTATTAGATCTTAATAATCCAAAAAATTTAAAGTTTTTAAGAACTTCAGGGATGGTGTTGTTAGTCCTATTAGTATTTTACATTGGACTGCGCCCTATCAGTGGTAGGTATTTTGGTGATATGGGTACCTATGCAAAGTATTACAATGGGTATGCAAATGGTTTGCCTGTAACCATCGATAAAGACGTATTTTTCAATTATTGTATGAAGTTTTTGTCTAATGTGATGGGTGTACATGGCTTCTTTTTTATAGTAGCCACTTTGTATATTACTCCTATGTTCTTTATATCAAAAAAATATTTTAATGCCTATTGGTTTTATGCTTTCTTAATGTTTGTAGTATCCTTTTCTTTTTTCACGTATGGCACCAATGGCATTCGAAACGGCTTAGCTACCTCATTTTTTTTATGGGGCTTATGTTATACAAATCAAAAAATAAAAATGGGATTTTGTTTCTTAATCGCAGTATTATTTCATAAATCAACCCTCTTACCTATCATGGCATATGTTTTAACCCTAATTTATAACAATCCAAAAACCTATTTAAAAGCATGGCTACTGGCAATACCAATCTCATTAGCAATGGGGTCAGTTTTTATTATGATTTTTACCAGTTTAGGTTTTGGAGATGATAGGTTAGCTGGGTATCTATCTGGGGAGGCTGCAACAGATTCTGAAATAAAAACAGGGTTTCGTTGGGATTTTATTTTTTACAGTGCTTTCCCTGTGTTTGCTGGTTGGTATTTTATTATAAAAAGAAAATTTCAAGACAATTTTTATAATCAGGTTTTTAATACCTACTTGATTTGTAATGCCTTTTGGATTTTAGTCATTCGGGCTAATTTTTCGAATCGCTTTGCTTATTTATCTTGGTTTTTAATGGCATTTATTATTATATATCCGCTATTAAAACAAGAGTTTTTTAAAAAGCAACAACACATGATAGCCAAGGTTATAACTGCATACTTTATGTTTACCTATTTAATGTATATCATATACTATACCATTTTAAAAACTAATTAA